The sequence below is a genomic window from Candidatus Neomarinimicrobiota bacterium.
CTGACTGGTGAGCGTGGATGTCACAAAACGGGCAGGATCATTATCTTTGAGAAATTGCTGAGTGGCGCCCGCAATAGCTTCATCCGCCGGCGGAGTCGAAGAGGTGAGGGCATTCACCAGATCGTAGTTGTAGGTGTTTTCTGGATCGAAAATAATATCGAACAGGAGCGCTTTCGGCTCAATGAGACTGGCGGAGTCGGTAAAAAAACCTTCGCCGGAAGATCCGTCCGGGAAAATGGGTACCACTGCAAAATTGTAACCGTCCCATTCCGTCCGTCCTGATACAGTGTACATCACATCGTATGCATCTCCCATATATTCGAACTGGGCCTCCGGATCATTCTGCGCCTGCCTGAACACCTGGTAATAGTCCGGCGGTACATCGCCTTCTGGCGGTGACCAAAATAGCTGAAGTGAGCTGGTCACTACATCAATAAGCTGACCGTGATAAGCCTGCGGCCAGTTGTAGTAGCGGCCCAGCCCCCCTTCCTCCACGGGTCTCACCGACTCTTGCTCTATATCGATGATGACAACATCATCAATAGACGCTTCTTCCACACCCACCACCTTGGCCCGCATTCGGGCATCGAAAGACTGGAATTCATACCCATCCAGCAAGTCATTGATAAAACCGACCTGATAGGTACCCCATCCCACAATAATACCGACACCAAGCCCAATGGCAGCTCCGATGAGGACGCGTTTCAGAAGGTCAGACATGATTCACTCCTGAGTGATGGAATGTTGGAATATTGGAGAATTGAGAGATGTATTACTTCTGGCTATCCTGGTCGCTGTTCCACTGGACCCACGGGTTCTGGGCGTCAGCCTCTTTATCGAACTCGAACATGTGGTACTTGCCATCGGCCCGGAGATTGATCTGCATCCCCTCTACCAGGGTGATCCATTCTTCCAAAGACACTTCAAACGGGCCGGCAACCTGTGTCGGCGCCTGAATGGTTTGAACCGGAGCCAGGGAAAACTTTGGCGGACCTCCCTGCTGCTGGCGTTGCTGCAGATCTTCCCGGCGCATCTTGGCAAGATTCTCAGGTGTGTTGATGTCCACCTTCCCTTCATAAACCAAAACCTGGCTTTCTTTGTCCCCGGCGTTGGCACGGTACTTCGTTCCCCGGATGGCCGCCACGGCTGTGGGTGTTCTTACAGCCACATTCTTTTTTTCGCCGAAAGCGGCAGTAGCGGCAACCCACACTTTCCCCTTATTGAGGTTGGCGTTGAAGTCTTTCTTCATTGGAGTGACGCTAGCTTCTGTCAGTTCCAGTTCGGAGTTTTCCGCAATCCGAACTTTACCGCCACCATTGAGTGTAATCTCAGCACGTGACTTGGGCTTCGTCCGCACCCTGTCTCCCGCAAAGACAGGCTGCCTCACTTTTGCACGTGCCCAGTCGGTTCCGCCGGCCGACTGTACTTCCACAATCCCGAGAGGTAGGGTGATCTTACCAAATTCCGTAGCTGCCGGCCTGAACGCCAGCAAAGCACCAACTAAAGTGGCGGCTGTTAGAACTGATATGTGCCTGAATCTCATCTGTTTCCTCCTAGGGAGAAAATAAGCTTTGTGGACGAAGTTGACAAACCACATTTAACAGTAAATTGAGAAAGTTTCATCACTATATTGCCATTGAACCACTCTCATTTCATATGAAATCGACCCGCTGTTTTTTCATTATTGTGCTGATTGCGCTGGCCAAGATCGGACTAGCCCAGGTGCGTGAAGTGTCTATCACCTACGATGGCGTTCATGGATATGACTCGGCATTGGGACAGGTTCTGGAATGGAGTAGTCTGAAGGAAGAACCCCGCGTCCGATCATCTGACAAACCGCCTGAAGGGCTTCGCTTGCGGTGGCTCGGCACCTCGGGGTTTGAATTGGGAGACAACGAGACGACCATCCTCATTGATCCGTTCGTTTCGCGACCCCGCGTCAGTAATCCCTTTGCTCCACTGATTATTGATACCACAGCTGTGGATGAACTCATTCTGAAACCGATGGGCGACCGAAACGTAGATGCTATCCTTGTGAGTCATGCCCATGCTGATCATGTTATGGATGTTCCTCTCGTACTTTCAAGATCCACAACAACAGATCACAGTCCACTACTCGTGGGGGATCCTAACACAGTAGCTTTGGTGGAAAGTTATCATCTTTCGGCGGAAACACGTCTCCTGACATTTGATGACGGTGTAGTGCACTACTTAATCGGGCAGTTTGGAAACTTTACAGTAGAAGCCGTCCGGTCGCTTCATCCACAGTACAACTTCCTCCCGTGGCGGGGCCCTGAAGGAGAGATTGAAGGTCATCCCCCGTTCACCGGGTTTGACTACCTCTCCTACCGGAATATTGCCATCGCTTATGTTATTTCATACAGGGGATTGAAATTCGTTTTCTGCGATGGAGCAATCCTCCAAAACCTCCAGAAAATCGGGGAGGCAGATCTGCTCGTTTTGGGAATCCCGGTGAGGAAGAACAACACCATTGCTGACGCCTTCGCAGCCCTCCGCCCCAGTTTTTTCATCCCGACCCATTACGACGACTTCTTCGTTCCGTTCCATGAGATGGGCCAGTTTGATGTTACCATTGGCCTGGATGAAATTCAGCTTCTCGATTTCAGCCAATTCGGAAAATTTTTTGAGGAGTTCCCCGGCTATATAAAAAAAGCCCGGAGCAATTTATCTGCCGAGTCACAACCGTTCTTCGATCCCAGGCTGAGGATCCTGAAACCGCTCACCTACTATTCTCTGGAAAGCCTCATCTTGAAATAAAAAAGCCGTCCCGGAATCCGAGACGGCTTTGAAGGCCCTATATCCGCTAAACCTATTTCAGCATAATGAGCTTCCGGGCATCCTGGAAAATTGCTTTGCCGCCACTGAAGGCTTCCATTCGGTAGAGATAGACGCCGGTGGACATCATTCCACCGGCACTGTTCCGGCCATCCCAGATGAGGGCGTGGTTACCGGCACCGTAGGCCTGGCGGTTTGCCAGGGTAGCAATCTCCTGGCCCAAAATATCGTAGACAGCAACAGAAACGAAACTTTCCTCAGGCAAGCTGAAACGGAGTGTTGTAACAGCGTTGAACGGATTTGGGAAATTCTGTGACAGCTGATATTCAGCTGGAACCAAATCATAGGCATTCATAGCACCTTGTGTGAAAGCAGTTGGACCAGTGATAATCACAAAATCACGACCTTCTTCATCACAAGCACAGGCAAAATCGTAGACCGATTCAGCTCTGAGATCAGTCACCTTGCCAAGAGCCATGTCAATAAGGGCAACGTCCCAATCTGAAGGCAGTGATTCCGTCCATTCAAAGTCAAGTGATACAACACCTTCCTCATTGGTCTTTACTACGAAAGGCCACTCATGACCATCCGCCTGAGTACTGTGCACATCACGGCTGTAGAAACCACCACGCTCACTCCAGTGGGTGTTGTCAAAAGCAACAGAGATGTAGTCACCGATGACGGGCGGTTCATGGCGATCCGCTACGTCCCAGATTTCGGATGCATCAGGCATCACACCAAAAATATTTTCTCTGTCATCCACACCGTTTATTCTTGCTGTAATATTACCCTTCCAGTCGAAAGGTTCGGCGACTGATTCCCTTGCAAGGGCAAAGCCGAAGTCATAGCCCATATCAATAGAGGTGGATGAATATGCATAGACCCAATAGCCGTCGCCGGGACTCATGGTAGTGGTGGTAGAATAGCCGCTGCCGGAATAGCGATAAAACGAAGGTTCAACAGTTCCGGCTTCATAATCATAGATATTGGGCGTGAAGTTATAGGGTGAGCCTACCTGATTCCATCCCTGGCTGAGTGAAACGGAAACGGGGTCCTCGAGATCCGTAGAGTGTCCAGAACCACCTGTTAGTTGCCACGAGTCAAGTGTTATAATCCAGTATGCCTCGCCAGGGTTCAAGCGGGCAACCCCCGTTTCATTATAGTCAGAGCCGTTCCACCTGAATGTCCTGAACTCAGTGGCATCATCAGATCTCTCTTCACCTGTGAGATTATCAACTAAGCCATCAAGAACAGACGTCTTGCTATCGAGTTGTCCCGGTGCGGAAATCATCCGGTATACCTCGGCACTGGTAGATCCAATGGACATTTCATCAAAGCCCACCTCAATACTGATAGGCCCTTCTTCAACAGTCTGCATTGCCCAATCTTCCACCACAATCTTGCCCATGATCCCTTTACTGGTTACATCTGAACCGGGGATAGTACCTGCCCAGTCGCCGCCAAACTCATCGCCACCCAAATCAACAGTTCTCTTTGAACTGCTTCCGCCTACATAATATTCGAATACTGCACTTTGAATGCTGGATTCAGTTTCTATACTCACATTAATGACAGCATAACCGCCCTCGTGAGCGTCCGAGGGAGGAGAAACACTGTTAATACCTAAAAATGGTGGAGAACCGCCGCCGCCACCGCCGCTGATCTGGAAATCTTCGCTGAAACCAGCTACGCCGGAGCCGGGATAAAGAACCATTATCTGATAGTCATTTCCATCTTCGATCCAATCAGGTATAGACCACCAATAATTGCCCCCGTTGCTGTTACTCGGTGCGCCGCTAGTAATCCACTCGTAGTTAGTGCCTGCCTTCCACAGTTCGATATCCACAGCATAATTCCCGCCGGAAGTGGAGTTCCAGTCAATGGGCTCTCCGGTGCCGGCAGTCCAATTGGACATACTATTCGGCGAGGTTACTTCAATAGAAGTAGGGTTGCCACCGCCGCCGCCACCACCTACGCTCAAGGTGAGTGCTGCCATTGCAGAGCCTTCTGCGTTGGTAGTGATACCGCTTACTTCACCAGCTGGTTCCGTTGCATCCGGATTACCATTCTCGTTTTCATCAAACCACGCT
It includes:
- a CDS encoding FecR family protein, whose amino-acid sequence is MRFRHISVLTAATLVGALLAFRPAATEFGKITLPLGIVEVQSAGGTDWARAKVRQPVFAGDRVRTKPKSRAEITLNGGGKVRIAENSELELTEASVTPMKKDFNANLNKGKVWVAATAAFGEKKNVAVRTPTAVAAIRGTKYRANAGDKESQVLVYEGKVDINTPENLAKMRREDLQQRQQQGGPPKFSLAPVQTIQAPTQVAGPFEVSLEEWITLVEGMQINLRADGKYHMFEFDKEADAQNPWVQWNSDQDSQK
- a CDS encoding MBL fold metallo-hydrolase; translation: MRKFHHYIAIEPLSFHMKSTRCFFIIVLIALAKIGLAQVREVSITYDGVHGYDSALGQVLEWSSLKEEPRVRSSDKPPEGLRLRWLGTSGFELGDNETTILIDPFVSRPRVSNPFAPLIIDTTAVDELILKPMGDRNVDAILVSHAHADHVMDVPLVLSRSTTTDHSPLLVGDPNTVALVESYHLSAETRLLTFDDGVVHYLIGQFGNFTVEAVRSLHPQYNFLPWRGPEGEIEGHPPFTGFDYLSYRNIAIAYVISYRGLKFVFCDGAILQNLQKIGEADLLVLGIPVRKNNTIADAFAALRPSFFIPTHYDDFFVPFHEMGQFDVTIGLDEIQLLDFSQFGKFFEEFPGYIKKARSNLSAESQPFFDPRLRILKPLTYYSLESLILK
- a CDS encoding carbohydrate binding domain-containing protein, translated to MDINIGTHTMGLGNYYDGLIDDISIWDVALSEEQIQPYMSTPPTGSETELVGYWNFNEGEGTTLTDQTSNGNNGSIVGATWSEDVPATSTGGGGGGGGGGGGENLLVNGDFEGGQVGWIGNAFNVQTEGGNSFNFANVEQAGDAFAVNLSQVVAIQQGATYRLSFDASSDRERTMLAGIGLNEYPWTPATEVVNLTTETQNFSYDITATDFGIPNSRVLFDMGAEIGVVVIDNVVLELLSTGGGGGDDCNQDCIGVNIHLNENFGSASVRTNLTFPNGDQIYNDRHESSPSPPEGWFFDYRDARIVPNTGGYRVSAWFDENENGNPDATEPAGEVSGITTNAEGSAMAALTLSVGGGGGGGNPTSIEVTSPNSMSNWTAGTGEPIDWNSTSGGNYAVDIELWKAGTNYEWITSGAPSNSNGGNYWWSIPDWIEDGNDYQIMVLYPGSGVAGFSEDFQISGGGGGGSPPFLGINSVSPPSDAHEGGYAVINVSIETESSIQSAVFEYYVGGSSSKRTVDLGGDEFGGDWAGTIPGSDVTSKGIMGKIVVEDWAMQTVEEGPISIEVGFDEMSIGSTSAEVYRMISAPGQLDSKTSVLDGLVDNLTGEERSDDATEFRTFRWNGSDYNETGVARLNPGEAYWIITLDSWQLTGGSGHSTDLEDPVSVSLSQGWNQVGSPYNFTPNIYDYEAGTVEPSFYRYSGSGYSTTTTMSPGDGYWVYAYSSTSIDMGYDFGFALARESVAEPFDWKGNITARINGVDDRENIFGVMPDASEIWDVADRHEPPVIGDYISVAFDNTHWSERGGFYSRDVHSTQADGHEWPFVVKTNEEGVVSLDFEWTESLPSDWDVALIDMALGKVTDLRAESVYDFACACDEEGRDFVIITGPTAFTQGAMNAYDLVPAEYQLSQNFPNPFNAVTTLRFSLPEESFVSVAVYDILGQEIATLANRQAYGAGNHALIWDGRNSAGGMMSTGVYLYRMEAFSGGKAIFQDARKLIMLK